Within the Candidatus Binatia bacterium genome, the region CCAACGGCCTTCGGCTATCGACTCTCCCGCGAGATTGATCACGGCATCACAACCATCCACGGCCTGTGCCCAACCCTCGGATGAGCCCGGGTGCACCAGTTGGACGATCGAGGGGAGTCGTCGCGCCGCGGCCTCCACGTCCCGTGTCGAGACGCGCACGTCATGCCCAGCGCGCAGGAGCGCCGGGCAGAGCGCCCGGCCCACAAAGCCGGTCCCGCCGGAAACCAGGACCCTCATCTAGCCGACTTCCACCGCGAGGATTCTGCCCGATCCCGCCACAGGTGCAATCACTCTGCGGGTAGTGTTACCGGCGTTTGCAGTGAAAGTGCCACCAGCAGCAGATCTCGGTGTCCGGCGCATCGACCCCGCGGACAAGCCGTCGCCGCTCCACAGCGCGTTTCTGCGCGACGACCTGGCCGTCGTCATCGCGACCGACCCCGAGGAGATTGCGGCCCAACTCGCCGGTGGGCAGATCGCCGCCTTCCGGCAGGCCGGACCCCGCGAGCACCTCGCCTTCGACGCAGCCCATACCACGATCGGGATCGTCACGTGCGGAGGCCTCTGCCCCGGCTTGAACGACGTCATTCGCGCGGTCACCCGAACCGCGCTGCGCCGGTACGGCGTAAAGAGGGTCCTCGGCTTTCGATACGGCTACTCGGGCCTCGTCTCGGAGTGGGGCCACGAGCCCTGGGACCTCTCTCTGGACGACGTCGCTCTCGTCCATCGCAGCGGCGGATCGATGCTCGGCGTCTCGCGCGGACATCAAAAGCCGGACGCGATGGTCGATGGCCTTCTCAAACACGGCGTGGACACTCTGATCGCGATCGGTGGAGACGGCACGCTGCGTGGCGTGCACGAACTCTGCGGGGAGATCGAGCAGCGTGACGCGCGCATCAACGTCGTCGGCGTGCCGAAGACGATCGACAACGACGTCGGCTGGGTCCAGCGAAGCTTCGGACTCGACACCGCCGTCGCCGTGGCGAGCGAAGCACTGAGCGTCGCGTCGACCGAGGCCCGCAGCGCCTGGGGTGGCGTCGGACTCGTTCGGCTGATGGGTCGCGAGTCGGGGTTCATCACCGCATTCGCGTCGCTGGCGAGCGGAGTCGTGGACTTCTGCCTCATCCCCGAGTCTCCATTCGAGATCGAAGGGAAAGACGGACTACTCGACGCGCTCGAAGCGAAGCTC harbors:
- a CDS encoding ATP-dependent 6-phosphofructokinase, which codes for MPPAADLGVRRIDPADKPSPLHSAFLRDDLAVVIATDPEEIAAQLAGGQIAAFRQAGPREHLAFDAAHTTIGIVTCGGLCPGLNDVIRAVTRTALRRYGVKRVLGFRYGYSGLVSEWGHEPWDLSLDDVALVHRSGGSMLGVSRGHQKPDAMVDGLLKHGVDTLIAIGGDGTLRGVHELCGEIEQRDARINVVGVPKTIDNDVGWVQRSFGLDTAVAVASEALSVASTEARSAWGGVGLVRLMGRESGFITAFASLASGVVDFCLIPESPFEIEGKDGLLDALEAKLNRSHAAVIAVAEGAGRDVLGVASVDESGNEIPHDIGLHLRDRIRKEMAARGVTVDMKYIDPSYTVRGVPATANDSVFCARLGQHAVHAAMAGFTDIVIGHWNEHFTLVPTTIATAERQRVHLDSSLWRSVLQLTGQKLGSSRSGSA